A single genomic interval of Rubripirellula reticaptiva harbors:
- a CDS encoding 3-deoxy-D-manno-octulosonic acid transferase produces MWPNALYAIALMLLSPVVAYRMFRHGRYRRGAPQKLFGLSVSEARVLTQGRPCMWIHAVSVGEVNLLPSIVAELERFDPETRVIISTSTDTGYDLAVQRFGTDRVFFCPLDFTWAARRTLKHLSPKQLILAELELWPNLIRIATENGVTVSVINARLSERSASRYQQFAKFLAPTFARLSWVGCQDETTRDRFAACGTATKRLSVTGSLKYDNAPTTRDTDSVAKLANWAGVDPWHQIWIVGSTQSGEEAMAINIYQSLRVNHPELRLVIVPRHKERFDEVATLIQDVGLAAHRRSCGPSSGLASWNNDTVILVDTIGELRDWWGVGQIATVGGSFGDRGGQNMLEPAGYGSAVSFGPNTRNFRQIAGDLIDAEAAVRVHDQTELEAFVRRCLDDIPAADALGRAAKAVVKKHRGAIKRTVNSILARQDDAANRRAA; encoded by the coding sequence ATGTGGCCCAATGCCCTTTATGCCATCGCCCTGATGTTGCTTTCACCGGTCGTTGCCTATCGCATGTTCCGGCACGGACGGTACCGACGCGGAGCCCCACAAAAACTTTTTGGGCTATCCGTTTCTGAAGCTCGGGTGCTAACGCAGGGTCGCCCTTGCATGTGGATTCACGCGGTCAGTGTTGGCGAAGTCAATCTGCTGCCCAGTATTGTCGCCGAACTCGAGCGATTCGATCCCGAAACGCGTGTCATCATCAGCACGTCGACAGACACAGGCTACGATTTGGCGGTCCAGCGATTTGGCACTGATCGAGTTTTCTTTTGCCCACTCGACTTTACATGGGCGGCCCGGCGAACGCTAAAACACCTGTCGCCCAAGCAACTGATTCTGGCCGAGTTAGAACTGTGGCCCAATCTAATTCGAATCGCCACCGAAAACGGCGTCACTGTGTCGGTGATCAATGCCCGGCTAAGTGAGCGCAGTGCATCGCGGTATCAACAGTTCGCAAAATTCTTGGCACCGACCTTCGCGCGCCTGTCCTGGGTCGGATGCCAGGACGAAACCACTCGGGACCGATTTGCGGCTTGCGGGACAGCCACCAAGCGATTGTCAGTCACTGGATCGCTAAAGTACGACAATGCACCGACAACACGCGATACCGACAGTGTCGCCAAGCTGGCAAACTGGGCCGGCGTCGATCCATGGCATCAAATTTGGATCGTCGGAAGCACTCAAAGTGGCGAAGAAGCGATGGCGATCAACATCTATCAATCGCTTCGCGTTAACCATCCTGAACTACGGCTTGTCATCGTTCCCCGACACAAAGAACGTTTCGACGAAGTCGCCACGTTGATTCAAGACGTCGGACTCGCCGCACATCGCCGCAGCTGTGGCCCATCGTCAGGTCTCGCGTCGTGGAACAACGATACGGTCATTCTTGTCGATACGATCGGCGAACTACGAGACTGGTGGGGCGTCGGTCAAATTGCCACCGTCGGAGGCAGCTTTGGTGACCGCGGCGGACAGAACATGCTTGAACCAGCCGGCTATGGATCGGCGGTCTCATTTGGCCCCAACACACGGAATTTTCGCCAGATTGCTGGTGATCTGATTGATGCAGAAGCCGCTGTCCGAGTACACGACCAAACCGAACTCGAAGCATTTGTCCGGCGATGCCTCGACGACATTCCCGCGGCTGATGCGTTGGGGCGAGCCGCCAAAGCGGTCGTGAAGAAACACCGCGGCGCGATTAAGCGAACTGTGAATTCGATCCTGGCTCGACAGGACGATGCAGCCAATCGTCGCGCCGCTTAG
- a CDS encoding preprotein translocase subunit SecA gives MSFFEQIWDVLGVVFGGLFSSVERGITAVFGSANARTVARFREKADRITAMEPKYAALSDEELRRQTDVLRGRLREGESLDDILEDAFAVCREGGKRFMGMRHYDVQLIGGMVLHSGGIAEMVTGEGKTLVATLPTYLNALEGKGVHVITVNDYLARRDMEWMAPLFMNLGLTINAIQSGMSTSQKQAAYQCDITYGTNNEFGFDYLRDNMRPAAKGDQRFPSDVQQCQGPLNYAIIDEVDNILIDEARTPLIISGPADLDLGRYQEADKVARKLVKETHFTVDEKQHNVTLTDEGVREAERLAGVESFYTAGNMEWPHLIDNSLKAHYLYRLDVNYVVKDRQIVIVDEFTGRLMEGRQWSDGLHQAVEAKEGVPIKQETQTFATASLQNIFKMYKKLSGMTGTAMTESTEFMKIYNLDVVAIPTHRHMKRIEHPDLIYLTEKDKFKALADEVERAHKWDVINTKDDEHWGIIQSETDDEINIILKGEKLAEKIPKSKVTSVERKGRPVLIGTVSIEKSERLSELLERRGIVHDVLNAKQHGREADIVAQAGRLNAVTIATNMAGRGTDIILGGNPENMAWAQLQHEYPTRLEVPDEVWNTLVEEIDQREKMSEEGEVVREIGGLYVLGTERHESRRIDLQLRGRCGRQGDPGSSRFFLSLEDDLMRIFAGDFVKSMMERLGMKEGEAIESQMVTRRIAAAQKKVEERNYEIRKSLLDYDEVMDEQRKRVYRYRQNLLDGHSSRKMILDLVRGQITKYVDSFLEPNYGVDSFASFAGSKLDCQLEPRDFVNMDFEMADSYAKDMAERASEVTVAEIVEENLPESMEDEWNWKAMATWANTRLGTNYQEHSLQNMDRDEMIDELTKIAHERVSTIDLSEAQMMLDTDFGLRTLSAWMHHKFGIETTPDEFRDVEDRRKIAASLYERAEAAYLHKEAEYPVLTGLSKFTEKQDGQVSLDREGLVQWVSRRFGASLDVDNVRLIRDELKEQLIEFSRNTHGAADEQHALAKTKLDAVFGKADPKTTAAVAGGGNDSLDQLTQWLNDELNHHSAKEDLSRMNREELALTLDGAVDDRFHPEMRRMERQVLLNIVDDTWKNHLLTMDHLRSSVGLKGYAQMDPKVEYKREGMRLFETMWESIGERVTDLIFRMESLNEEFIRSTYVEGQAHHDDADSAMAVASQSTPAQAAAESSNQSNEEVRPDPIRNDGPRVGRNDPCPCGSGKKYKACHMRK, from the coding sequence ATGTCATTTTTTGAACAGATTTGGGACGTCCTGGGTGTCGTCTTTGGTGGCCTCTTCAGCTCCGTTGAACGCGGAATCACGGCCGTTTTCGGATCCGCGAACGCGCGGACGGTTGCTCGCTTTCGCGAGAAAGCCGATCGAATTACGGCGATGGAGCCGAAATACGCTGCACTGAGCGACGAAGAATTGCGTCGCCAGACTGACGTGCTGCGCGGGCGGCTGCGCGAAGGCGAATCACTCGATGACATTCTCGAAGACGCATTCGCCGTTTGTCGCGAAGGCGGCAAGCGATTCATGGGCATGCGTCACTACGATGTTCAGCTAATCGGTGGCATGGTGTTGCACTCTGGCGGCATCGCCGAAATGGTCACCGGTGAAGGTAAGACGTTGGTGGCAACCCTGCCAACGTACCTGAACGCGCTCGAAGGCAAAGGCGTTCACGTCATCACGGTCAACGATTACTTGGCTCGCCGCGACATGGAATGGATGGCGCCGCTGTTCATGAACCTGGGTTTGACCATCAATGCCATTCAATCGGGCATGTCGACATCGCAAAAGCAAGCCGCATACCAATGCGACATCACCTACGGAACCAACAACGAGTTCGGCTTCGACTATCTGCGTGACAACATGCGTCCGGCCGCCAAGGGTGACCAGCGTTTCCCGAGCGATGTGCAGCAGTGCCAAGGCCCGCTGAACTACGCAATCATTGACGAAGTCGACAACATTCTGATCGACGAAGCTCGGACGCCACTGATCATCAGCGGACCTGCCGACTTGGACCTCGGTCGTTACCAAGAAGCCGACAAAGTCGCTAGAAAACTGGTCAAAGAAACTCACTTCACGGTCGACGAAAAGCAACATAACGTCACGCTGACCGACGAAGGCGTACGCGAAGCCGAACGTTTGGCTGGTGTTGAAAGTTTCTACACCGCCGGCAACATGGAATGGCCGCACCTGATCGACAACTCGCTGAAGGCTCATTACCTGTATCGATTGGACGTGAACTACGTCGTCAAAGATCGTCAGATTGTGATCGTTGACGAGTTCACCGGGCGCTTGATGGAAGGCCGCCAGTGGTCCGACGGGCTGCACCAAGCCGTCGAAGCCAAGGAAGGCGTGCCGATCAAGCAAGAAACGCAGACGTTCGCGACCGCTTCATTGCAAAACATCTTCAAGATGTACAAGAAGTTGTCGGGAATGACGGGCACGGCGATGACTGAGTCGACCGAGTTCATGAAGATCTACAACTTAGACGTCGTCGCGATTCCGACGCACCGTCACATGAAACGGATCGAACACCCCGACCTGATCTATCTGACCGAAAAAGACAAGTTCAAGGCGCTTGCTGATGAAGTCGAACGCGCTCATAAGTGGGACGTCATCAATACCAAAGATGACGAACACTGGGGAATCATCCAGAGCGAAACGGACGACGAAATCAATATCATCCTGAAGGGTGAAAAGCTTGCCGAGAAAATTCCAAAGTCGAAAGTCACATCAGTCGAACGAAAAGGCCGTCCGGTTCTGATCGGTACGGTCAGTATCGAAAAAAGCGAGCGGTTGTCCGAACTGTTAGAACGCCGTGGGATTGTTCACGACGTCCTGAATGCAAAACAGCACGGCCGAGAAGCTGACATCGTTGCCCAAGCGGGTCGATTGAACGCGGTCACGATCGCGACCAACATGGCCGGTCGCGGTACTGACATCATCCTTGGCGGTAACCCCGAAAACATGGCCTGGGCGCAACTGCAACACGAGTACCCGACTCGTTTGGAAGTACCCGACGAGGTCTGGAACACCTTGGTCGAAGAAATCGACCAACGCGAAAAAATGAGCGAAGAAGGCGAAGTCGTTCGCGAAATCGGCGGCCTGTACGTGCTGGGCACTGAACGTCACGAATCACGCCGAATTGACTTGCAGCTTCGCGGTCGTTGTGGTCGCCAAGGCGACCCCGGTTCCAGCCGATTCTTCTTGTCGCTTGAAGACGACTTGATGCGGATTTTTGCCGGTGATTTCGTCAAGAGCATGATGGAACGTCTGGGCATGAAGGAAGGCGAAGCGATCGAGTCGCAAATGGTGACGCGCCGAATAGCGGCCGCGCAGAAGAAGGTCGAAGAACGCAACTACGAAATTCGCAAGAGCTTGCTGGACTATGACGAAGTCATGGACGAGCAACGCAAACGTGTTTACCGCTATCGCCAAAACTTGTTGGACGGACACAGTTCACGCAAGATGATCCTGGACCTTGTTCGGGGCCAAATCACCAAGTACGTCGACTCGTTCTTGGAACCCAACTACGGCGTCGACTCATTCGCATCGTTTGCAGGTTCGAAACTGGATTGCCAGCTGGAACCGCGTGACTTTGTGAATATGGATTTCGAAATGGCCGACTCGTACGCCAAGGACATGGCCGAGCGAGCCTCCGAAGTGACAGTCGCCGAGATCGTGGAAGAAAACCTTCCCGAATCGATGGAAGACGAATGGAACTGGAAGGCGATGGCGACCTGGGCGAACACTCGTCTGGGCACCAACTACCAAGAGCACTCGCTGCAGAACATGGATCGCGACGAGATGATCGACGAATTGACCAAAATCGCTCACGAGCGAGTCAGCACGATCGATTTGTCGGAAGCCCAAATGATGCTGGATACGGACTTTGGTCTGCGAACACTTAGCGCGTGGATGCATCATAAGTTCGGCATTGAAACGACTCCGGACGAATTCCGCGACGTCGAAGACCGACGCAAAATTGCTGCATCGCTGTACGAACGCGCCGAAGCTGCCTATCTGCACAAAGAAGCCGAGTATCCGGTTTTAACAGGACTATCAAAGTTCACGGAAAAACAAGACGGCCAAGTCTCGCTCGATCGCGAAGGATTGGTGCAATGGGTTTCGCGGCGGTTTGGTGCTTCGCTGGACGTCGACAATGTGCGACTGATTCGCGACGAACTGAAAGAACAATTGATCGAGTTCAGTCGCAACACGCACGGCGCAGCAGACGAGCAACACGCACTCGCAAAAACCAAACTCGACGCGGTCTTCGGCAAAGCAGATCCGAAAACGACCGCAGCGGTGGCCGGTGGCGGCAACGATTCACTGGACCAACTGACCCAGTGGTTAAATGATGAACTAAACCACCACTCGGCCAAAGAAGACTTGTCGAGAATGAACCGCGAAGAGTTGGCTCTAACGCTCGACGGCGCGGTCGATGATCGTTTCCATCCAGAAATGCGTCGCATGGAACGTCAGGTCTTGCTCAACATTGTCGACGACACGTGGAAAAACCACTTGTTGACGATGGACCATCTGCGCAGCAGTGTCGGATTGAAGGGCTATGCCCAAATGGACCCCAAGGTCGAGTACAAGCGCGAAGGCATGCGGTTGTTTGAAACGATGTGGGAATCGATTGGCGAGCGAGTCACCGATTTGATCTTTCGGATGGAATCCTTGAACGAAGAGTTCATTCGCAGCACCTATGTCGAAGGCCAGGCTCACCACGATGATGCCGATTCGGCCATGGCTGTCGCATCGCAATCGACGCCGGCACAAGCCGCTGCGGAATCCAGCAACCAAAGCAACGAGGAAGTTCGTCCCGACCCGATCCGAAACGATGGACCACGCGTCGGCCGAAATGATCCGTGCCCTTGCGGTAGCGGGAAGAAGTACAAAGCCTGCCACATGCGAAAGTAG
- a CDS encoding CHAT domain-containing protein, which translates to MASLTPAAGQGPGSGIGILGGSQPYGQYPAPTYYLALEVYRSGDLPNAVDAFDAALRDTRRNVNGRMIDAIPALAMLGECYWHMGNVPLARQYADQAFQIAIRYEGWISRVEWESTVRVGAQRSRPTWLWPEAASVNVIPTSDRILFRSGKQLTEADLVRGGVVEELNLRPMDVIEIMRGIAVASYRRRVILGPLSEDDPMASGLVDATKFPAGLNVPVARSLIGAMRTAGYYARYSETKVVEEANRSATVGGGVHPLTPISLQCQASTMAASANPADVIRIAANIANSAAALDQPEWVGEAMQLAAGCADSNTADGVAKMATVAAGALSRQSRLGTLHCLIAAADAAVTSGNIDGASGLLGQAQALSSRRDVVQPRLEAYGAYVLARISAARGGSFGSGNSPDLDQALASIESFVLNRRDRKQSLVSMPRIYQLGLLGQAVGTSVGASTGSKWLETYCDEPTLDVWRRDPVDAIAGVIVDRSAAHAARINLAVSAGYPEAVLQACDAMLAARFIDRLPIGGRITQVRTIAGGDDQLLAPEIAEVRKAAGPLMAELRAGAANQGEPNLAEIEVLEAKATLLALDRVSLPQMAIPRLEEKMPVAKLPARSALLTFAFVGNRLYATLSTDGKVVAWDVAGANRLSGDIGRLLNGIGVGKARGNRLPEGDQWRTIAAAIAARIFTDESYFSPDRFDELIIVPDGPLWYLPFELLPASLAAADPDAPEDLSLLSDNLSIRYVPTPGMALTASAKPATSRVIGITADQFFAPRDLELNASIFDSVVESANESIRLPEDLNVATGLLSDRVGHLVVAAARPANLKVPLAMNLASYDQDSIYGTIHGWLRFPTSVPRSVVLFGLRTSVDVGQMGTGDEIFSTLCGLHVSGVRSVLLSRWAVGGESSAILLREFLQELPFMGMNESWARARVLLRSRELDPAAEPLLMKSEHDREGITGDQPLFWSGYLISSPPIPAAEVEVGAE; encoded by the coding sequence ATGGCCTCTTTGACACCGGCGGCGGGCCAAGGCCCGGGTAGCGGGATCGGCATTTTGGGAGGATCCCAGCCTTACGGGCAATATCCGGCCCCAACGTATTACCTGGCGCTGGAGGTCTATCGCAGCGGCGACTTGCCCAACGCGGTCGATGCCTTTGACGCGGCTCTGCGAGATACTCGTCGCAACGTCAATGGACGGATGATCGACGCGATCCCCGCTCTGGCGATGTTGGGTGAGTGTTATTGGCATATGGGAAACGTGCCGCTTGCGCGACAGTACGCCGATCAAGCTTTTCAAATCGCGATTCGTTATGAAGGATGGATAAGTCGGGTCGAATGGGAATCGACCGTTCGCGTTGGCGCCCAGCGATCGAGGCCAACTTGGTTGTGGCCCGAAGCAGCATCAGTCAATGTGATTCCGACGAGTGACCGGATCCTGTTTCGATCGGGCAAGCAACTAACCGAAGCCGACTTGGTCCGGGGCGGTGTGGTCGAGGAACTAAACCTGCGGCCGATGGACGTGATCGAAATCATGCGTGGCATCGCGGTCGCGTCTTACCGTCGCCGCGTCATTCTCGGCCCGCTTTCCGAGGACGATCCGATGGCAAGCGGGTTGGTGGACGCCACGAAGTTCCCGGCCGGATTGAATGTCCCGGTCGCCCGATCGTTGATCGGGGCGATGCGAACGGCTGGCTACTACGCGCGGTACAGCGAAACGAAAGTCGTTGAAGAAGCGAATCGTTCGGCGACTGTTGGTGGTGGTGTGCATCCGCTGACTCCGATCTCGCTGCAGTGTCAGGCATCTACGATGGCTGCGTCGGCCAATCCGGCCGACGTGATCCGCATTGCCGCCAATATCGCCAACTCGGCCGCCGCATTGGATCAGCCCGAATGGGTTGGCGAAGCGATGCAGTTAGCAGCCGGATGCGCCGATTCGAATACGGCGGACGGCGTGGCCAAGATGGCAACGGTCGCAGCGGGCGCGCTGAGCCGCCAATCTCGATTGGGTACGCTGCACTGTTTGATTGCCGCCGCAGATGCGGCCGTCACTTCGGGCAATATTGACGGAGCGTCCGGGTTGCTGGGGCAGGCTCAGGCACTTTCCTCGCGTCGAGATGTCGTTCAACCTCGCTTGGAGGCCTACGGTGCCTACGTGTTGGCACGGATTTCTGCAGCCCGTGGAGGCTCATTCGGATCGGGGAATTCGCCCGACCTTGATCAAGCGTTGGCCAGTATCGAAAGCTTCGTCTTGAATCGCCGCGATCGAAAGCAATCGCTCGTTTCGATGCCGCGAATTTATCAATTGGGATTGTTGGGCCAAGCCGTCGGTACCTCCGTGGGCGCAAGTACGGGATCCAAGTGGCTGGAAACATACTGTGACGAACCGACTCTCGATGTTTGGCGACGCGATCCGGTGGATGCAATTGCGGGTGTCATCGTGGATCGTTCGGCTGCGCACGCTGCAAGAATCAACTTGGCTGTTTCGGCTGGCTATCCCGAAGCCGTGCTGCAAGCATGTGACGCGATGTTGGCGGCGCGGTTTATCGATCGTTTGCCGATTGGTGGACGGATCACCCAGGTCCGTACCATTGCGGGAGGCGACGATCAGTTGCTTGCACCGGAGATCGCTGAGGTCCGCAAGGCAGCCGGTCCGTTGATGGCTGAACTTCGAGCCGGGGCAGCGAACCAAGGTGAGCCGAACTTGGCCGAGATCGAAGTTTTGGAAGCAAAAGCAACGTTGCTGGCGTTGGACCGGGTGTCGCTGCCACAGATGGCAATTCCTCGGCTCGAAGAAAAGATGCCCGTTGCGAAACTGCCCGCGCGTTCGGCACTGTTGACGTTCGCCTTTGTCGGCAATCGCTTGTACGCGACGTTGTCAACCGATGGGAAAGTCGTAGCCTGGGACGTGGCGGGCGCGAATCGGTTGTCCGGCGATATCGGCCGGCTTCTCAATGGCATCGGTGTTGGTAAGGCGAGAGGGAATCGATTGCCCGAAGGCGACCAGTGGCGAACCATTGCGGCGGCGATCGCCGCCAGAATCTTCACCGACGAGTCCTACTTTTCCCCCGATCGGTTTGATGAATTGATCATCGTTCCCGACGGTCCGTTGTGGTACTTGCCGTTCGAATTGTTACCGGCAAGTTTGGCCGCTGCCGATCCCGATGCGCCCGAGGATTTGTCGCTGTTGTCGGACAATCTGTCGATTCGTTACGTACCGACGCCTGGCATGGCGTTGACGGCGTCGGCAAAGCCAGCAACCAGTCGCGTGATTGGAATCACCGCCGATCAGTTCTTTGCGCCGCGTGATCTGGAATTGAACGCGTCGATTTTTGACTCGGTGGTTGAGTCGGCCAACGAATCGATTCGGCTACCCGAAGATTTGAATGTGGCGACTGGATTGTTGTCGGACCGAGTCGGGCATTTGGTTGTTGCTGCGGCGAGGCCGGCAAACTTGAAAGTTCCGCTTGCGATGAACTTGGCGTCTTATGATCAAGATTCGATCTACGGAACCATTCATGGATGGCTGCGTTTTCCAACGTCAGTTCCACGCAGCGTGGTTTTGTTCGGGCTAAGGACGTCCGTTGATGTCGGACAGATGGGAACCGGTGATGAGATCTTTTCGACGCTCTGTGGATTGCATGTATCCGGCGTTCGCAGCGTGTTGTTGTCACGTTGGGCGGTTGGCGGCGAATCGTCGGCGATTTTGCTGCGTGAGTTTTTGCAAGAGTTGCCATTCATGGGAATGAATGAATCGTGGGCGCGAGCAAGGGTGTTGTTGCGAAGCCGAGAGCTGGATCCGGCCGCCGAACCGTTGTTGATGAAATCGGAGCACGATCGCGAAGGCATTACCGGGGACCAGCCACTGTTTTGGAGTGGCTACCTGATCTCGTCTCCACCAATTCCGGCAGCAGAAGTAGAAGTGGGGGCTGAGTGA